In Aerococcaceae bacterium zg-252, the genomic window CCCATACCACTTCCACCTGTTTCACGACTACGAGCAGTATCACGTCGATAAAATCGGTCAAATAACTGTTTACATTCACTCTCCGTCATCGGTTCGCATTCATTTCGAATCCACAATTCATGTGTATCTTGGTGATAAGACACTTCAATCGGCTGCGTGCCTACATGATATTTAACAGCATTCTCTAACAGAGAAGAAACTAATTGCCTTACACTTACTTCGTCCGTATATAAAGTAATGGATTCCGAAATATCTACAACAAGATTTTTTTCATTTTCTTCTATTAACGACTGCATATCTTGCACAATATCAGCAACCACTTCATTCAAATGAATCATTACTAGATTTAAAGTCGCTTTCCCTTCATCAAACCGGGCCAATAATAGCATTTGCTCAATAAGATTATTCAACCGTTTAATTTGATTACGATTACTGTGCGTCCATTCATTTTTAATACCGATCATTTCAAGTACATCATTGTTGGTCGACAACACAGCTAATGGTGTTTTAATTTCATGACTGGCATTGCTAATAAATTCTTTTTGTCGTTCAATATTATGAATCAATGGCTGAATCGCTTGTTTAGAGAAAAATAATAGCAACAAGTAAACAATCATTAACAATGAGATGAATATCAGTGACGACAAAATCGCAAAATGAATAATTGTTTCCAGTTCATGATACATATCGATATACGTTACAGCAATACGACCGTCTGTTAATTTCCGTTTAACAAAGCGATACGACCCTGACCAACCACGTTCTTTTTCTTGCTTTACAATTTTCGTGGCTAATATTTGTGCGTTCACTTCAAATACTTCATCATTCCAGCCAACTACCGTTTCAGATAATTTTCCGTCAGTATCATACACTACATAAAAATAATTCGTCATTTGACGTGTAGATTTTTCTGTACCTAATAAACTATTACCAAAGTTAAACCAATTTTCAAAATTAAAACTATCCCGACGATTCTGATTGTTGGACGCAGAACCTTCATAATTTGTATCCAGACCGGTCAAGCCTAATTGCCAATCCACAAAACTCATCACTCGTTGCTCTTCCAATTGAATATTTTGCATATAATTAAAGGCATTTAATAAAATAAACAAAATCATCATTACCAAAGAAAATGATCCCATGGAAACCAACATGAATCGTCGTTTCATTTGTTGAATCATGCGTCAACCTCTAGCTTGTAGCCTAATCCTCTTTGTGCACTTATTTTAACTTTAGATTCCAATTGTTGTAATTTTTTTCGTAAAGAAGAAATGTTCACCCAAACCACATTAATTTCTGCTTCTGATTCTAAGCCCCAAATACGATCCATTATCAATTCTTTAGATAATACTTGATTACTATTCAAAAAGAACATTTCCATTAATTGAAACTCACGATTATTTAACGAAATACTTTGCCCATTAGCTTGGAGTAGATAATTACTGCGATCCAAGGTCACATCGCCAACGGTTAAGGTATCCGATACATAAGTCGCTGGACGTCTTAACATTGAGCGAACTCGCGCTAACAATTCAGGCGTGTCAAAAGGTTTCGTAATATAATCATCAGCTCCAGAGTCTAATCCTGTCACTTTATCTTCTAATTGATTTTTAGCTGTTAATAATAATATCGGTGTTTGTGCACCACGTTTGCGTAAGGTATCTAATACTTCTAAACCCGATTTTTTCGGCATCATAATATCTAAAATCAAGCCGTCATACTCGGCACTTTCTGCATAAAACAGTGCATCTTCACCATTATGAACAACGTCTACTTCATAACTATGGTGTTTTAGTATCGCAGCTAATGCTCTTGCTAAATCCTTTTCGTCTTCTGCTAATAATAATCGCATTTGTATCCCCCCATTCTAGTCTCTTTCAAGATACGCGACCGAATTAAAATTTACCTAAAAATCCATACTTCTCATACTATGCAGATCAATTTGTCTTTGTTGATTCATTATATCAAATTTTGATATAGTGTGTACACAAGCGATGACAACTGTCCTGTCATTCTAATTAATCTATAAAATGGAAAGGATTAATAATATGAACCACCTAACCCATAGTATTCAACAAAAATATTTATCAGAAAAAAGTGGTCATGCATTTGACCATATATTGCGTGTCGCACATTTAGCACAAAAAATCGCCGAGAAAACCGATGACCTTGACTATTTATGGACACTCGCTTTGCTCCACGAAGAATTCGATGACAAATTGAATCAAACGCAGTCCCATAACACTTTCATTCAACAATTACAAGATTGGCAAGTTCCGGAAACATACTTCGATAATTTGCTACATGATTTGCCGACAATTGGTTTTAAAGGTGGCTTTACAGTTCCTGAACGATCACGTGCAGCTCAATTGGTGACAGATGCCGACATGTTAGATGCAATTGGAGCGATTGGTATTGCACGAACATTTCAGTATAATGGTCAAGTAAAACACTCTCCTTTTTATGACCCAAACTTAGCTGATGTCACATTGCATTCACTAGACGATTATCGAACAAAACAGCGCAATGCAATTGCACATTTTGACGAAAAATTATTACGCCTAAAATCGTTTATCCAAACTGAGAAAGCAAAAGTGATTGCCGAACAACGACACCAACGCACACTTCAATTTGTCAGCGACTTTTTCGATGAATTAGAAGAATCCGGAGTAGATGTCAGCTTACGATTCGATAAACAATATTACGAAAATTAAGGTGCTTAAGCAACACAAAAAATCAGTCCCAAACTTATTGCAGGACTGATTTTTTTCATACTTCCCAACGATGTTTTTGGATATCTACATGCTCTACATCTTTGAACGCAACTGCTTCTTCCAATAATAATCTTTTCTGATTAACAAAATGGGGTGCTAGTCGACCGGCTGCATTCACCACTCGATGACAAGGATAATCGCCATAATAATCCGACACACTTAATATCTTGCCAACCAAACGTGCATTTTTCGGACGATTAATGAGCGCTGCAATCTGACCATATGTCGCCACCTTACCCACTGGGATTTCAGCCACAACAGATAACACTTCATAAACTAACTCTTCCGTTAAAACTTTTGTTGCCATATTTTGTACGCACTATGGATTAACCAATTGAATTTTCACATTGCTACTACCCTTTAAGAGTTTCACTACTGGACATCTTGTCAAACTCGTTTCCAATATGGACGCTGCTTCTGCCTTATCTACATGTGGTATCTCCACATTCGCAACAACAAAAAATTGATAACCTGGATTATCTTGAGCTAAATCAATCGCAACCCTTACCACAGCTTGATGCTCATAACCACGACGTTTTTCTTCTGCCTCAATAGTTGCATTTAAACAAGTTGCTAATGCCAAACCTAATAATTGTTCCGGATTCGTACCCGGAATACTTTTCATCGGACTCGACACCGAAACCGTTAAGCCTCCCGGTTCATTAACATACGACACACCTTCAATACCATCTTGATTTATAACTTCTGTATGATAGAGTGATTGATACGTCATTTTCTTCACTTCCTTTTTTGTATAGTGTAACATAAATTAAGGAATAATAAACGTAATAACTGATGTGCTTCATGAAAGTTTCTCTAAAATCTCTCTTTCCAATCCCCTTTTATGATATAATTTACGCATTAGAAAGTTTGTAACATCATACAAGGAGTTGGTTATGATTATAGTCATTGGTGGCATGATTGGTGCTGGAAAAACAAGCGTAGCTAAAGTTATCGGCGAACAGTTGCATTCTGATGTTTTTTACGAAAATGTGGAAAACAATGATATTTTACCCTTATTTTATACAGCTACCCCTGAAGAACAAGAGGCAAAACGTTATCCATTTTTACTACAATTAGATTTTTTAAATAGTCGATTTTACGACATTAAACAAGCATTTCATCATCGTAACAATGTTTTAGACCGTTCTATTTATGAAGATTGGTATTTTTGTAAAGTCAATAATGATTTGGGACGTATTTCCGACATGGAGTTTAAAATATATGAAAAACTATTAAATAATATGTTAGAAGAACTTGATTCTCTTCCACAAAAAGCACCCGATTTAATGGTCTACTTACATGGTTCATTTGAAACGATTATGGAGCGTATTGGATTGCGTGGTCGAGAATTTGAACAAGATGAAAGTCTACGAAATTATTACTATAAGCTTTGGTTGGGTTATGATGATTGGGTTACGAATCACTATCATGCGTCACAAGTATTAACCATTGATATTGATAAATTAGATGTCGTCAATCGTCCAGAAGACATTCCTGTCTTAATGAAAATGGTCGAAGATAAATTGAAGTCGCTAGATGATACAGCTGAAATATAAAATAACAATTCAGCTACGAAACAACCAAATACCGAACCAAGATGCAAAAAGCAAGTCACTTCAATTCAACAAAGTGACTTGCTTTTATAAGTCTTTCTTACCCTATTGCTCGTGCAGCTGCAATCGCAGCTTCATAATCCGGATGCGTATTTACATTATCTAAGTACTCAACATAAGTAACCTTATTCTGTTCATCAGCCACAATTACTGCCCTTGCTAATAAATGCCACTCTTCCATTAAAGCTCCATATGCTTTGCCAAAATTATGGTCATAATAGTCCGATAACAGAATCGCATTTTCAATTCCAGCAGCACCACACCAACGTCTTTGTGCAAACGGCAAATCACATGATACTGTCAAAACTAC contains:
- a CDS encoding HAMP domain-containing histidine kinase, translated to MIQQMKRRFMLVSMGSFSLVMMILFILLNAFNYMQNIQLEEQRVMSFVDWQLGLTGLDTNYEGSASNNQNRRDSFNFENWFNFGNSLLGTEKSTRQMTNYFYVVYDTDGKLSETVVGWNDEVFEVNAQILATKIVKQEKERGWSGSYRFVKRKLTDGRIAVTYIDMYHELETIIHFAILSSLIFISLLMIVYLLLLFFSKQAIQPLIHNIERQKEFISNASHEIKTPLAVLSTNNDVLEMIGIKNEWTHSNRNQIKRLNNLIEQMLLLARFDEGKATLNLVMIHLNEVVADIVQDMQSLIEENEKNLVVDISESITLYTDEVSVRQLVSSLLENAVKYHVGTQPIEVSYHQDTHELWIRNECEPMTESECKQLFDRFYRRDTARSRETGGSGMGLSIAQAVAQSADIQLRVTLLSPTDIAFKLKFKVGK
- a CDS encoding response regulator transcription factor, with translation MRLLLAEDEKDLARALAAILKHHSYEVDVVHNGEDALFYAESAEYDGLILDIMMPKKSGLEVLDTLRKRGAQTPILLLTAKNQLEDKVTGLDSGADDYITKPFDTPELLARVRSMLRRPATYVSDTLTVGDVTLDRSNYLLQANGQSISLNNREFQLMEMFFLNSNQVLSKELIMDRIWGLESEAEINVVWVNISSLRKKLQQLESKVKISAQRGLGYKLEVDA
- a CDS encoding methylated-DNA--[protein]-cysteine S-methyltransferase — protein: MATKVLTEELVYEVLSVVAEIPVGKVATYGQIAALINRPKNARLVGKILSVSDYYGDYPCHRVVNAAGRLAPHFVNQKRLLLEEAVAFKDVEHVDIQKHRWEV
- a CDS encoding OsmC family protein; translation: MTYQSLYHTEVINQDGIEGVSYVNEPGGLTVSVSSPMKSIPGTNPEQLLGLALATCLNATIEAEEKRRGYEHQAVVRVAIDLAQDNPGYQFFVVANVEIPHVDKAEAASILETSLTRCPVVKLLKGSSNVKIQLVNP
- a CDS encoding deoxynucleoside kinase; this encodes MIVIGGMIGAGKTSVAKVIGEQLHSDVFYENVENNDILPLFYTATPEEQEAKRYPFLLQLDFLNSRFYDIKQAFHHRNNVLDRSIYEDWYFCKVNNDLGRISDMEFKIYEKLLNNMLEELDSLPQKAPDLMVYLHGSFETIMERIGLRGREFEQDESLRNYYYKLWLGYDDWVTNHYHASQVLTIDIDKLDVVNRPEDIPVLMKMVEDKLKSLDDTAEI
- the tpx gene encoding thiol peroxidase — translated: MTTFKGQPVTIVGKALQVGDSLPDFKLVTSEFEERTLQHFNGKKKVISIIPSVDTGICDTQTRRFNQDLSDMENAVVLTVSCDLPFAQRRWCGAAGIENAILLSDYYDHNFGKAYGALMEEWHLLARAVIVADEQNKVTYVEYLDNVNTHPDYEAAIAAARAIG